The following proteins come from a genomic window of Aequorivita marisscotiae:
- a CDS encoding polyprenol monophosphomannose synthase: MSKAVVVVPTYNESENIERLLRTIFSLQREFHVLVVDDNSPDGTAKLVENYFSRYPEKLFLLNRAEKKGLGAAYIAGFKWALKNNYDYIFEMDADFSHNPNDLIRLFNACQKNGNDLAIGSRYVKGVNVVNWPMSRVLLSWLASRYVQFVMRMNIYDATAGFICYRRSVLEKINLDNIRFVGYAFQIEMKFKAYISNFKIKEVPVIFTDRTKGESKMSSGIISEAIFGVIGMKFKSVFNRKRFNEKSFH; this comes from the coding sequence ATGTCTAAGGCGGTAGTGGTGGTGCCAACCTACAATGAAAGTGAAAATATAGAGCGGTTGCTGCGCACAATATTTTCCTTGCAGCGCGAGTTTCACGTGTTGGTTGTAGATGATAACTCGCCGGACGGTACTGCAAAACTCGTAGAAAACTATTTTAGCAGGTATCCTGAAAAACTTTTTTTACTGAATAGAGCTGAAAAAAAGGGATTGGGAGCAGCTTATATTGCTGGATTTAAGTGGGCATTGAAAAATAACTACGACTATATTTTTGAAATGGATGCCGATTTTTCCCACAACCCAAACGATCTTATACGGTTGTTTAACGCCTGTCAAAAAAACGGAAACGATCTTGCCATTGGCTCCCGGTACGTAAAAGGCGTAAACGTTGTAAATTGGCCTATGAGCCGGGTACTGCTTTCGTGGCTTGCCTCGCGCTATGTGCAGTTTGTTATGCGAATGAACATCTATGATGCCACCGCCGGATTTATTTGCTATAGACGAAGTGTTTTAGAGAAAATAAACCTTGACAATATACGTTTTGTGGGCTATGCCTTCCAAATAGAAATGAAGTTTAAAGCATACATAAGCAATTTCAAAATTAAGGAAGTCCCCGTTATATTTACTGACCGAACCAAGGGAGAGTCCAAAATGAGTTCAGGCATTATCTCGGAGGCTATCTTTGGGGTGATAGGGATGAAATTTAAAAGTGTATTTAACCGTAAACGATTTAATGAAAAATCATTTCATTAA